In the Aulosira sp. FACHB-615 genome, one interval contains:
- a CDS encoding PP2C family serine/threonine-protein phosphatase, with protein MNTSKQIDHWRVVAASVCGTSHIRNKQLCQDAHNWQLLPDNILVAAAADGAGSASQGKIGAMVATEAAVEHLSHKEVSRAVLADDLEVQSLLSDALLAAKKAVETEAAACNQQPQDLATTLIITIATPQMVAAAQIGDGMAVAKNRQGNLIALTIPNNGEYINETTFLTSLDAIDTAQMRLWREEIVNVGILTDGLQMLALNMVVGEPHKPFFFPLFDFIENAEDKSLAKEQLVRFLGSERITQRTDDDLTLIIAAFNRS; from the coding sequence ATGAACACATCAAAACAGATTGATCATTGGCGGGTAGTCGCCGCATCTGTATGTGGTACCAGCCACATCAGAAATAAGCAGCTGTGTCAGGATGCTCACAACTGGCAACTATTACCAGACAATATATTAGTAGCCGCAGCAGCAGATGGCGCAGGTTCTGCCAGTCAGGGGAAAATTGGCGCAATGGTGGCGACAGAAGCAGCTGTAGAACATTTATCGCACAAAGAAGTTTCTCGCGCTGTGTTAGCTGATGATTTGGAAGTGCAATCTTTGTTGAGTGATGCCTTGCTGGCTGCGAAAAAAGCCGTAGAAACAGAAGCCGCAGCTTGTAACCAACAGCCCCAAGATTTGGCAACTACCTTAATCATTACCATCGCTACACCCCAAATGGTAGCAGCCGCTCAAATCGGTGACGGAATGGCAGTCGCAAAAAATCGTCAAGGAAATTTAATTGCGCTAACCATACCCAATAACGGAGAATATATCAACGAAACGACTTTCTTGACTTCCTTAGATGCTATAGACACAGCCCAAATGAGATTATGGCGAGAAGAAATAGTCAACGTTGGTATCCTCACCGATGGACTACAAATGCTGGCTTTAAACATGGTTGTTGGCGAACCTCACAAACCCTTCTTTTTTCCTTTGTTTGACTTTATCGAAAACGCCGAGGATAAGTCCTTAGCAAAAGAGCAACTCGTGAGGTTTTTAGGTTCTGAGCGGATAACACAACGTACCGACGATGATTTAACACTAATTATTGCTGCCTTCAACCGCTCATAA
- a CDS encoding SDR family oxidoreductase, with product MKILVTGTEGYLGSLLPPLLIERGHEVIGVDTGFYKVGWLYNGTEITAKTLNKDIRHITPEDLEGVEAIVHMAELSNDPTGQLAPNITYEINHLGSVRLANLAKTMGIRRFVYMSSCSVYGVATEGDVTEESPINPQTAYAECKTLVERDVRPLADDDFSPTFMRNATAFGASPRMRFDIVLNNLAGLAWTSKEIKMISDGTPWRPLVHALDICKAIICALEAPRDLVHNQIFNVGDTSNNYRVKEIAEIIADAFPGCKLSFGQNGADNRSYRVSFDKINSILPGFKCDWNAQLGAQQLFNLFSQIDMTEDTFLFRGFTRLKQLEYLIRTEQIDKDFFWTKK from the coding sequence ATGAAAATATTAGTAACCGGAACAGAAGGCTACTTAGGTTCTTTATTGCCTCCTCTGTTAATTGAACGTGGCCATGAAGTCATCGGTGTTGATACAGGCTTTTATAAAGTTGGTTGGCTATACAACGGTACAGAAATTACCGCTAAAACCCTCAACAAAGATATCCGCCACATCACCCCAGAAGATTTAGAAGGTGTAGAAGCAATTGTTCACATGGCGGAACTTTCCAACGACCCCACTGGACAACTAGCACCCAATATTACCTACGAAATCAATCATTTAGGTTCTGTACGCCTTGCTAATTTAGCTAAAACAATGGGTATCCGACGCTTCGTCTATATGTCTTCGTGTAGTGTTTATGGTGTTGCTACAGAAGGCGATGTGACAGAAGAATCTCCCATCAATCCCCAAACTGCTTATGCAGAATGTAAAACCCTCGTTGAACGGGATGTTAGACCCCTGGCAGATGATGATTTTTCCCCAACATTCATGCGAAACGCCACAGCTTTTGGCGCTTCTCCTAGAATGCGGTTTGACATTGTATTAAACAACCTCGCTGGTTTAGCTTGGACAAGTAAAGAAATTAAAATGATCAGCGATGGTACACCTTGGCGGCCATTAGTCCACGCATTAGATATTTGTAAAGCCATTATCTGTGCCTTAGAAGCACCACGCGACCTTGTACATAATCAAATCTTCAATGTTGGTGATACCAGTAATAACTATCGCGTCAAAGAAATTGCCGAAATTATTGCTGATGCTTTCCCCGGCTGTAAACTAAGCTTTGGTCAAAATGGCGCAGATAACCGCAGTTATCGCGTATCCTTCGATAAAATTAACAGCATTCTCCCTGGTTTTAAATGTGATTGGAATGCTCAATTAGGCGCACAACAATTATTTAACTTATTCAGTCAAATTGATATGACTGAAGACACCTTCTTATTTAGAGGTTTTACTCGCTTAAAGCAGCTAGAGTATCTCATCCGTACCGAACAAATTGACAAAGATTTCTTCTGGACTAAAAAGTAA
- a CDS encoding tetratricopeptide repeat protein, whose translation MKVLRCLPQPEIINLSVSLGRGGEACVYAVPSDGDLVAKVYHKPTANHAKKLQAMLANPPENPTANLGHISIAWPQELIKTADGSKTVIGFIMPRIRGMRPIIDFYNPRTRRQHCPLFNYQYLVRTARNLAAAFAALHSSGYCVGDVNESNILVSDTALVSLVDTDSFQVPDLNNNLVYRCAVGKPEFTPPELQNKVFAQHDRTIDHDSFGLAVLIFQLLMEGTHPFSGIFQGTAEPPAYEARIAAGHFTYSQNRQVPYLPTPIAPPWEILHPSLQALFIQCFETGHNNPQLRPNAQAWLSALTEAEDALITCTTNPQHRYSNHLHSCPWCERTLRLGGRDPFPSQRAIENREHLKPATIPTRRYNQPHRLPQPVMSFAKGNSWQPNNQPNYFPYQRRKISKIYPIVLGCLGLGMLGYLDVMVKFTRPFVSQNAYTQQTLMTHTAPSRQVLHFADYYKQGHTAYQVRDYKQAVESFTKAIQEEPKYAKSFINRGNARYNLKDYEGALTDYTTALEINPQEVKAFVNRGNARYMLAEYSNDPDREYHLAIADFNNAIRLNIKEAEAYIRRGIVRAQIAKYSGESLKEFQQAIADFSAAIKLNASKAEAYFQRGSVYYQMAQYSTEYAQQYQNAIADFDQALKLNEKLAKAYLKRGMVRYEVAQYGGKEADKNNQKAVEDLQLAAKLALEQEDTENYQQALSSMCVIIESQCNALLQSSSAWGTVGTN comes from the coding sequence ATGAAGGTACTACGTTGTCTTCCCCAGCCAGAAATTATCAACCTCAGCGTCAGCTTAGGACGAGGTGGTGAAGCCTGTGTTTATGCAGTGCCATCTGATGGCGATTTAGTGGCGAAGGTTTATCACAAACCCACAGCCAATCATGCTAAAAAACTGCAAGCGATGTTGGCAAACCCACCGGAAAACCCGACAGCTAATTTGGGGCATATTTCCATTGCTTGGCCACAGGAGTTAATCAAGACAGCAGATGGGAGTAAAACTGTCATTGGCTTTATCATGCCTCGGATTCGCGGGATGCGGCCAATTATTGACTTTTACAACCCCAGAACCCGTCGCCAACACTGCCCGTTATTCAACTATCAATATTTAGTGCGGACAGCGCGGAATTTAGCGGCGGCTTTTGCAGCCCTGCACAGTAGTGGTTATTGCGTGGGTGATGTCAACGAGTCCAACATCTTAGTCAGTGACACAGCACTGGTGAGTTTGGTAGATACTGACTCTTTCCAAGTGCCAGATTTAAATAATAATCTTGTCTATCGTTGTGCAGTGGGTAAACCAGAGTTTACTCCCCCAGAACTGCAAAACAAAGTTTTCGCCCAACACGATCGCACAATTGATCATGACTCCTTTGGTTTAGCAGTGCTGATCTTCCAATTATTAATGGAAGGGACACATCCTTTTTCGGGGATTTTTCAAGGCACTGCGGAACCGCCAGCCTACGAAGCCCGGATTGCGGCTGGACACTTCACCTACAGCCAAAACCGCCAAGTTCCTTATCTGCCGACTCCCATTGCGCCTCCTTGGGAAATTCTACATCCTAGCTTGCAGGCATTGTTTATCCAGTGTTTTGAAACTGGCCACAACAACCCGCAGCTACGTCCCAATGCTCAAGCTTGGTTGTCGGCTCTGACGGAAGCTGAAGATGCTTTAATTACCTGTACTACCAATCCTCAGCATCGTTACAGTAATCACTTGCATAGCTGCCCTTGGTGTGAACGGACTTTGCGTTTAGGCGGACGAGATCCTTTTCCTTCACAACGGGCAATTGAAAATCGAGAACATCTCAAACCTGCTACCATCCCCACCAGACGCTACAATCAACCTCATCGCTTACCACAGCCAGTGATGTCATTTGCCAAGGGTAATTCTTGGCAACCAAATAATCAGCCGAATTATTTTCCTTATCAACGGCGCAAGATATCCAAAATTTACCCGATTGTTTTAGGTTGTCTGGGTTTAGGGATGTTGGGTTATTTGGATGTGATGGTAAAATTTACCCGTCCGTTTGTGTCGCAAAATGCCTATACTCAGCAAACCTTGATGACACATACCGCACCAAGTCGGCAGGTGCTACATTTTGCTGATTATTACAAACAAGGTCATACTGCTTACCAAGTGCGTGACTATAAGCAAGCAGTCGAAAGTTTTACCAAAGCCATCCAAGAAGAACCAAAATACGCCAAATCTTTTATTAATCGAGGTAATGCTCGTTACAATCTTAAAGACTACGAAGGGGCATTAACAGACTATACGACAGCGTTGGAAATTAATCCCCAGGAAGTGAAAGCTTTTGTAAATCGTGGTAACGCTCGCTACATGCTGGCTGAGTATAGCAATGATCCAGATCGAGAATATCATTTAGCGATCGCAGATTTTAACAATGCCATCCGCCTCAACATCAAAGAAGCCGAAGCATATATCCGTAGAGGGATTGTCCGAGCGCAAATCGCCAAGTATAGTGGTGAATCTCTCAAAGAGTTCCAGCAAGCCATAGCCGATTTTTCCGCAGCGATTAAACTCAACGCCTCCAAAGCTGAAGCGTATTTTCAACGCGGCTCGGTATATTACCAAATGGCACAGTACAGCACCGAATACGCTCAACAATACCAAAATGCGATCGCTGACTTTGACCAAGCATTAAAACTTAACGAAAAATTGGCAAAAGCTTATCTCAAACGCGGTATGGTGCGCTATGAAGTCGCTCAATACGGTGGTAAAGAAGCAGACAAAAATAACCAAAAAGCCGTCGAAGACTTGCAATTAGCCGCCAAACTCGCCTTAGAACAAGAAGATACAGAAAATTATCAACAAGCACTCAGCAGTATGTGTGTGATCATTGAAAGTCAATGTAATGCTTTACTGCAAAGTTCTAGTGCTTGGGGAACTGTAGGCACAAATTAG
- a CDS encoding glycosyltransferase family 2 protein produces the protein MNKLLTIAIPTYNRAALLEQQLSWLAKSLPGFESECEIIISDNCSTDHTQEIIKKWQPIFSETTFKYYRNQENIGLMPNIAACIQAASGKYVWTVGDDDPIQDNALAFLLKTIKQNPETALIFLNCYGRDKLTNEITVKRWFNSDSDAPMTNGKAALQHYLKESFGGVIFMTATVYQTALVQRALQQWQSACKNLASQAYWTGFCASNGSVIVTKDNYLECTMHASYLEQDPKWSFMMRFVYIPEVYAKLLEIGYSKTFCLQMILQNIVTKSDWIIFLGALRRWPGLAINIIISYLVLVIASIRKSFLPAKALKVS, from the coding sequence ATGAATAAGTTGCTCACCATTGCAATTCCTACTTATAATCGTGCCGCACTGTTAGAACAACAACTATCTTGGTTAGCTAAATCCCTGCCAGGATTTGAATCTGAGTGTGAAATTATTATTTCTGATAATTGTTCTACAGATCACACTCAAGAAATCATTAAAAAATGGCAACCAATCTTTAGTGAAACTACATTTAAATATTATAGAAATCAAGAGAATATAGGTTTAATGCCTAACATCGCTGCCTGCATTCAAGCTGCTAGTGGTAAATATGTTTGGACAGTTGGCGATGATGACCCAATTCAAGATAATGCTCTAGCTTTTTTGTTAAAAACTATCAAGCAAAATCCTGAGACAGCACTGATTTTTTTGAATTGCTATGGCAGGGATAAGTTAACAAATGAAATTACTGTAAAACGCTGGTTTAACAGTGATAGTGATGCACCAATGACTAATGGCAAAGCGGCTTTACAACATTATCTCAAAGAAAGCTTTGGCGGCGTAATTTTTATGACTGCAACAGTTTATCAAACAGCATTAGTACAACGCGCTCTGCAACAGTGGCAATCTGCTTGTAAAAATTTGGCATCCCAAGCATATTGGACAGGATTTTGTGCCAGCAATGGCAGTGTGATTGTCACTAAAGATAATTATTTGGAATGTACAATGCACGCGAGTTATTTGGAGCAAGACCCAAAATGGTCATTCATGATGAGGTTTGTTTATATACCGGAAGTTTATGCCAAACTTTTAGAAATTGGCTATTCTAAAACATTTTGTCTGCAAATGATTTTGCAGAATATCGTTACTAAAAGTGACTGGATAATTTTCTTGGGAGCTTTAAGAAGATGGCCAGGTTTAGCCATAAACATTATTATTTCATATCTAGTTTTAGTCATTGCATCTATACGTAAGTCATTTTTACCCGCAAAAGCACTAAAAGTTAGTTAA
- the lhgO gene encoding L-2-hydroxyglutarate oxidase, translating to MYDFAIVGGGIVGLSTAMALGKRYPQARILVLEKESNWAFHQTGNNSGVIHSGIYYKPGSFKAKFCRDGSRSMVEFCQEHEIDHEICGKVIVATDEQEIPRLENLYQRGLENNLKVQKISPEEVKEIEPHVSCVAGIRVFSTGIVNYKQVCLKYAQLIQNQGGDLRLNTKVLKISASGKNQVLETNQGNFETKFIINCAGLHSDRIAKLGGVEPKAKIVPFRGEYYELTPEKRYLVKTLIYPVPNPDFPFLGVHFTKMIDGTVHAGPNAVLSLKREGYKKTDFDLRDFAEVMTYPGFWKLAAKHADEGIQEIIRSFSKAAFVKSLQKLIPEVQAEDLVPTHAGVRAQALMDDGKLVDDFLIIPGQNSIHVCNAPSPAATSSLEIGKAIASQVPQQSHLETVIVA from the coding sequence ATGTACGATTTTGCGATTGTCGGCGGTGGCATAGTAGGTTTATCAACAGCGATGGCCTTGGGTAAACGCTATCCACAAGCACGCATTTTAGTATTAGAAAAAGAAAGTAACTGGGCATTTCACCAAACTGGCAATAATAGTGGGGTAATTCACTCTGGCATTTACTACAAACCAGGGAGTTTTAAAGCTAAATTTTGCCGTGATGGTAGTCGCTCGATGGTGGAATTCTGCCAAGAGCATGAAATTGACCATGAAATCTGCGGTAAAGTTATTGTTGCTACCGATGAACAAGAAATACCACGGTTAGAAAATCTCTATCAACGTGGTTTAGAAAATAACTTAAAAGTCCAGAAAATCAGCCCAGAAGAGGTAAAAGAAATTGAACCTCATGTAAGCTGTGTGGCAGGTATTCGGGTATTTTCAACTGGTATTGTTAATTACAAGCAAGTTTGTTTAAAATACGCCCAATTAATTCAAAATCAAGGTGGAGATTTACGCCTCAATACCAAAGTATTGAAAATCTCTGCGAGTGGGAAAAATCAAGTATTGGAAACCAATCAAGGCAACTTTGAAACGAAATTTATCATCAATTGTGCCGGATTGCATAGCGATCGCATTGCTAAGTTAGGTGGAGTCGAACCCAAAGCGAAAATCGTACCTTTCCGGGGCGAATATTACGAACTCACCCCAGAAAAGCGGTATCTGGTAAAAACCCTAATTTATCCAGTACCAAACCCTGATTTTCCCTTCCTGGGCGTTCACTTTACCAAAATGATTGATGGTACAGTTCATGCTGGCCCCAACGCCGTTCTCAGCCTCAAGCGCGAAGGTTACAAAAAAACCGACTTCGACTTGCGGGACTTTGCAGAAGTCATGACTTACCCCGGTTTCTGGAAACTTGCAGCTAAACACGCTGACGAAGGTATCCAAGAAATCATTCGTTCCTTTAGCAAAGCAGCATTTGTCAAAAGTTTGCAAAAACTGATTCCCGAAGTTCAAGCCGAAGATTTAGTTCCCACCCATGCGGGAGTCCGCGCCCAAGCTTTAATGGATGATGGCAAACTAGTAGACGACTTTTTGATCATTCCTGGTCAAAACTCCATTCATGTGTGCAATGCACCTTCGCCCGCAGCCACATCTTCTTTAGAAATTGGCAAAGCGATCGCTTCTCAAGTTCCCCAACAATCCCATCTTGAAACTGTAATTGTTGCATAA
- a CDS encoding VWA domain-containing protein, translating into MQDTLTLDEVVEFAENPEPRCPCVLLLDTSGSMQGEPIEALNQGLLSLKDELVKNSLASRRVEVAIVTFDSQVNVVQDFVTADQFNPPILTAQGLTSMGAGIHKALDMVQERKSLYRSNGIAYYRPWVFMITDGEPQGEQEHLVAQAAQRVQGDEASKRVAFFSVGVENANMTTLNQLAVRTPLKLRGLNFVEMFMWLSASMAAVSHSQVDEQVALPPIGWGSI; encoded by the coding sequence ATGCAAGATACATTAACCCTGGATGAAGTAGTAGAATTTGCGGAAAACCCCGAACCCCGTTGCCCTTGTGTATTGTTACTAGATACATCTGGTTCCATGCAAGGCGAACCCATAGAAGCATTAAATCAAGGTTTGCTGAGTTTAAAAGATGAATTAGTCAAAAATTCCTTAGCATCTCGTCGAGTTGAGGTAGCAATAGTAACATTTGATAGTCAAGTAAATGTCGTCCAAGACTTTGTAACCGCCGATCAATTTAACCCGCCAATTCTCACTGCCCAAGGACTCACCAGTATGGGCGCAGGCATTCACAAAGCCTTAGATATGGTGCAAGAGCGTAAATCCTTATATCGCTCCAACGGCATTGCCTACTATCGCCCTTGGGTATTTATGATTACCGATGGTGAACCACAAGGTGAACAAGAACATTTAGTAGCTCAAGCCGCCCAAAGAGTTCAAGGAGATGAAGCCAGCAAGCGCGTAGCCTTTTTCTCTGTAGGTGTAGAAAATGCCAACATGACAACGCTCAATCAGTTAGCTGTGCGGACACCACTGAAATTGCGTGGATTAAACTTTGTGGAAATGTTTATGTGGTTGTCAGCAAGTATGGCGGCTGTTTCTCATTCCCAAGTGGATGAACAAGTAGCCTTACCTCCAATTGGCTGGGGTTCCATTTAA
- a CDS encoding response regulator, with product MSNFGTFTVLRPHSLLKQLSHSVETTCIQAFSNLVTWLIYLEQGNITYATNSVEPFDRLERQLRRLNLLSSEIRVELRMNFESDVFNHAIANSNDLSTQPADYQAINWLIKEGYLDDAQATILIQELVKEVMESFLLVKTGTYALSDATQTLSKICRLDVEKTLEICHIRLQNWQSFAPQISSPYQRPYLLINRNFHSKNLPQLPRELTAWMKGFSLRHLAVIMNQDEMQLAQHLYPHIVQGGVIMHEPDPPFDQLPKHQPEVSGSARYTTALLNRQFIDTVVEPSSRYLEAETALAVEDFNLVVRSPQATSPSIHNLQELTIPNTINSPPERVTTTTVTAKKTYKIISVDDSQTILKEISRFLESENFSVVTIDDPLKAVMSIIRHKPDLILLDLNMAGIDGYELCKIIRNNSTFKHTPIIFVTGNKGIVDKVKAKLVGASGYLTKPFTRAELLKLVFMHLA from the coding sequence ATGTCTAATTTCGGTACATTTACAGTTTTACGTCCTCATAGTTTATTAAAACAACTGTCTCATAGTGTCGAAACGACTTGTATACAAGCATTTAGCAACCTAGTAACATGGCTAATTTATTTAGAACAGGGAAACATCACCTACGCGACAAACTCAGTTGAACCTTTTGATAGATTAGAACGCCAGCTGCGCCGCCTGAATTTGCTCAGTAGCGAAATTCGCGTAGAATTACGCATGAATTTTGAATCTGATGTTTTTAATCATGCCATTGCTAATAGCAACGATTTATCAACTCAGCCTGCTGACTATCAAGCAATTAATTGGCTAATTAAAGAAGGTTATCTGGATGATGCACAAGCGACAATTTTGATTCAAGAACTTGTCAAAGAAGTGATGGAATCATTTTTGTTAGTAAAAACAGGTACTTATGCTTTAAGTGATGCAACCCAAACATTGAGCAAAATTTGTCGTCTGGATGTCGAAAAAACTCTAGAAATTTGTCACATTAGACTACAAAATTGGCAATCTTTCGCTCCCCAAATTTCTTCACCTTATCAGCGTCCATATCTGTTAATTAACAGGAATTTCCACAGCAAGAACTTACCGCAACTACCACGAGAATTAACAGCTTGGATGAAAGGGTTTAGCCTGCGACATCTGGCTGTAATTATGAATCAAGATGAAATGCAACTGGCTCAACATTTATACCCTCATATTGTCCAAGGAGGGGTAATTATGCACGAACCAGATCCACCATTTGATCAATTACCAAAGCATCAGCCGGAAGTTTCAGGATCTGCTCGATATACAACAGCATTACTCAACAGACAATTCATCGACACAGTAGTAGAACCCAGTAGTCGCTATCTAGAAGCAGAAACGGCTCTGGCTGTTGAAGATTTTAACCTGGTGGTGCGATCGCCCCAAGCAACCTCACCATCAATTCACAATCTTCAGGAATTAACAATACCAAATACCATAAACTCTCCGCCCGAAAGAGTAACGACTACTACCGTCACCGCCAAAAAGACCTATAAAATCATTTCTGTGGATGATAGCCAGACAATTCTCAAAGAAATTAGTCGTTTTTTGGAAAGTGAGAATTTTTCTGTAGTGACAATTGATGATCCCCTCAAAGCGGTGATGTCAATTATTCGCCATAAACCAGACTTAATTTTGTTGGATCTCAACATGGCTGGAATTGATGGTTATGAATTATGCAAAATAATTCGGAATAATTCTACCTTTAAACATACTCCGATTATTTTTGTCACAGGTAATAAAGGAATTGTGGATAAAGTCAAAGCTAAATTAGTCGGAGCCTCTGGTTATTTAACTAAACCTTTTACCCGTGCAGAACTGCTGAAACTTGTGTTTATGCACTTGGCTTGA
- the rfbF gene encoding glucose-1-phosphate cytidylyltransferase: MKAVILAGGLGTRLSEETSIRPKPMVEIGGKPILWHIMKTYSAHGINDFIICCGYKGYVIKEYFANYFLHMSDVTFDMRFNQMNVHSGYAEPWRVTLVNTGDSTMTGGRLKRVAEHVGNDTFCFTYGDGVSDINITELIKFHKQQKTLATLTAVQPAGRFGAISLEQEQTKITSFREKRDGEGAWVNGGYFILEPDVIDLIADDSTVWEKEPLEKLADMEQLSAFKHNGFWQPMDTLRDKNHLEELWQSGKAPWQVW; the protein is encoded by the coding sequence ATGAAAGCGGTGATTTTGGCTGGTGGACTTGGTACACGCCTCAGTGAAGAAACCAGTATCAGACCAAAGCCAATGGTTGAAATTGGTGGTAAACCAATTCTTTGGCACATAATGAAAACTTATTCTGCCCACGGCATTAATGATTTTATTATTTGTTGTGGTTACAAAGGTTACGTGATTAAGGAGTATTTTGCTAATTACTTCTTACACATGTCAGATGTAACTTTTGATATGCGTTTTAACCAAATGAATGTACATTCTGGTTATGCAGAACCTTGGCGTGTAACATTAGTCAATACTGGCGACAGTACCATGACTGGTGGACGCTTAAAAAGAGTTGCTGAACATGTCGGAAATGACACTTTCTGCTTTACTTATGGTGATGGTGTGAGTGATATAAATATCACTGAGCTAATTAAATTTCACAAACAACAAAAAACATTAGCGACACTCACAGCAGTACAACCAGCCGGACGTTTTGGCGCTATTTCCTTAGAACAAGAGCAAACAAAAATCACCAGCTTCCGTGAGAAACGCGACGGTGAAGGTGCTTGGGTAAATGGTGGCTATTTTATCCTAGAACCAGATGTTATCGATTTAATTGCGGATGACAGCACCGTTTGGGAGAAAGAACCATTAGAAAAGTTAGCTGACATGGAACAGTTATCTGCTTTTAAACATAATGGTTTTTGGCAGCCAATGGATACCTTGCGCGATAAAAATCATCTCGAAGAACTATGGCAGAGTGGTAAAGCGCCTTGGCAAGTATGGTAA
- a CDS encoding aldo/keto reductase, with product MQISRELSLAKMGCGTWAWGNQLLWGYNENMDEQLQAVFNLCVSNGVTLFDTGDSYGTGRLNGRSELLLGRFAQAYQGLNQEKICIATKLAAYPWRWTRQSMIKACQSSAQRLGRNVDLVQMHWSTANYAPWQEKGLLEGLADLYEQGLVKGVGLSNYGPKRLKMVQQRFAERGVPISTLQVQYSLLSTYPVTQLGLKDVCDELRIKLIAYSPLALGILTGKYSETGNVPKGVRGLLFRQLLPGVRSLLACLQEIAQSKNKTMSQVAINWCICKGTIPIPGAKSLAQAQDNIGALGWQLDAGEIAELDKAASSTDKVMVQNIFQTQ from the coding sequence ATGCAAATCAGTCGAGAACTATCCCTAGCAAAAATGGGTTGCGGAACTTGGGCGTGGGGGAACCAACTGCTGTGGGGATACAACGAAAACATGGATGAGCAGCTACAAGCTGTGTTTAACTTATGTGTCAGTAATGGTGTAACTTTATTTGACACGGGTGATTCGTACGGTACTGGGAGATTAAATGGACGTAGTGAGTTACTTTTGGGGCGATTTGCTCAAGCATATCAAGGTTTAAACCAGGAAAAGATTTGCATTGCAACAAAGCTGGCTGCGTATCCTTGGCGATGGACGCGCCAGTCAATGATTAAAGCTTGTCAGTCTTCCGCCCAGCGTTTAGGTAGAAATGTTGATTTAGTACAGATGCACTGGTCTACGGCTAATTATGCACCTTGGCAAGAAAAAGGTTTATTAGAGGGTTTGGCTGATCTTTACGAACAAGGTTTAGTGAAAGGTGTTGGGTTGTCGAATTATGGGCCAAAACGCTTAAAAATGGTGCAGCAAAGATTTGCCGAACGAGGTGTGCCGATTTCTACCTTGCAAGTGCAGTATTCTTTGTTATCGACTTATCCGGTGACGCAACTGGGACTCAAAGATGTGTGTGATGAATTGAGGATTAAATTAATTGCCTACAGTCCTTTGGCTTTGGGGATATTAACAGGTAAATATTCCGAGACAGGGAATGTTCCCAAAGGTGTGCGTGGGTTGTTATTTAGACAGTTATTACCGGGAGTACGATCGCTGTTAGCATGTTTACAAGAAATCGCCCAATCAAAAAATAAAACCATGTCACAGGTAGCCATTAACTGGTGTATCTGTAAAGGGACTATTCCCATCCCTGGTGCAAAATCCCTCGCCCAAGCACAAGATAATATTGGTGCGTTGGGTTGGCAACTTGATGCTGGCGAAATAGCAGAGTTAGATAAAGCCGCAAGCAGTACAGATAAAGTGATGGTGCAGAATATTTTTCAGACGCAGTGA